The sequence ACCGTTGTTACAAAGAGTTTTTACAGCAGCCATATTATGACTTACAAACAAAATAGTTCGGCCTTCTCCTTTGGTAACATCTCCCATTTTCCCCAAACATTTCTTCTGAAATTCAGCATCACCTACGGCTAAAACTTCGTCAACGACTAATATTTCAGATTCCAGGTGAGCGGCAACAGCAAAAGCAAGACGCACATACATTCCGGAAGAATATCTTTTTACAGGGGTATCTATATATCTTTCAACTCCTGAGAAATCTACAATTTCATCAAACTTACGCTTGATTTCTTTTTTGGTCATCCCAAGAATAGCGCCATTCAAGAACACATTCTCACGACCGGTCATTTCCGGGTGAAATCCGGTTCCCACTTCTAATAAAGATGCAATTCTTCCATTGGTATAAATTTTTCCAGTGGTAGGTTTTGTTACTTTACTTAAAAGTTTGAGAAGAGTAGATTTTCCAGCTCCGTTTCTCCCTATGATCCCGACAGCATCTCCCTGGTTAATCTCAAAATTGATATCACGGAGGGACCATACATAATCAGATTCACCTTTGGTTGTTCTGTCATTGGCTTCACCAATTTTTAGATAAGGATTTTCCTTACCTCTTACTTTATGCCAAAATCTGTTGAGGTCATGGGATAAAGTCCCGGTTCCCACTTCTCCAAGACGATATTGTTTTGATATATTTTCTGCTTTTAAAGCTAACATGTTTTTGTGATTTAAATTTTTACTCAAGTGTTTTTATATCCAATGCTATAGTTTTTATACTGTGTCCATAAAGGTTTTTTCAACCTTGTTAAAAGTAACCACTCCAACCATAAGAAGAAGTAAGATAATCACAGTACTGGCAACCAGCATAACCGGAGAAAAATCTCCCACGCCCAGCCAGCCATATTTGAAGCATTCAAAAATACCTGTCAATGGATTAAATTTTGCTAACTTTTTGAAATATCCCGGAAGCATTGATACAGGATAAATAACCGGTGTAGCATACATATATAAACTGATACCGAATGCTAAAAGCATACTTAAATCCTTATATTTTGTGGTAAGTGCAGAAAATATCATTCCAACCCCAAGTGCAAAAAGGGCCATCAGAACTAATAAAAATGGAGTTGCCAGGATCCACCAGTTAGGAGAAACCTCATGATTAACAAGATAGTATGCCCATACCATAAGAAACAGGATAAACTGAACACTTAAACGCATCAGGTTTGAAATGACAATTGAAATGGGAGTTACTAATCTTGGGAAGTATACTTTACCAAAGATATTGGCGTTTCCTGTAAAAGTCGCAGTAGTTCCCAGCAATGCGCCTGAAAAATAATTCCATAAAGTAACTCCGGAGAGATAAAATATGATACCGGGAGCTCCATCTGTAGGTAACTTAGCAAATCTCCCAAAAATAATTAGGTAAGTAATCGTTGTAAAGATGGGATTTATAAAAAACCAGATTGGTCCTAAAATGGTTTGCTTGAAACTGGATATGAAGTCTCTCTTTACAAACATGTAAATTAAATCTTTGTAGTGCCAAACTTCTTTTAGTTTTAGATTAAATAAAGAATGGTCTGCTTCAATGGTTTCCGTCCACTTTTGTTGTGGTTCATTCATCTGTGTAAGTTTTAACAAATTTATAATAATTAATTTTTACCATTTTTTTAGTCTGTAAATTATTGATTATATAAAACTAAAAATAATAACTAATATATTGGTGTTGTTATTATGTATAAAAATTATTGACTCTATAATGTAATTATTTTGCAAAGTTTATAAATACTCAGTATAGGCAGACATCTCAGGATTAATGGTTATATTTTCCGAATGATTTTTTATAAATTCTTCTACAATATAGGATTCAATGAATTCTGCTATGCCTGTAATCATGATATTTTCCATTTCTTATTTTGTAATTGTTTTTCTACTTATACTTTTATAATGAAATTTTTTTTATCCCGGGATTTCAAATGAATAGATATTCCCTTTGTCAAAAATAACCTTATTTTCCTTACTATCAGTTCAAAGTTTAAATTTTTGAACCAGATTATTCTGCAGTAATACATATAAAGTATTTACATCTTCCAATGCGTCATACCTCAGTTCTTATATCCGTTACATAGATAACAAAAAGAAAGTATGGTTGAGATTAAAGAATTGATCTTACATAACTTTCTTTAAAATCTTATACAAAGAAACAGGAAGATTCTTTTTTATTGCAAAGTCCAGTTTTTTTGACCGAAACGGATAAGCATGATAAGCGTTGATATATTCCTCAGGGAGTTGAGTTCCAGATTGATATAATTTTTGAGTAATATGATTGATGCTTCCTCTCGAAACTCCTTTTTTATCAAACATCATCTGAAGTGTAGCTGCCTCCATTTCGATTCTGTCTGCCTTTACTTTTGAAATATTGTCAGCATGAAGCCTGTAATATGCCAGCTTTTCAGGAATATAAGCAATTAAATATTTTTGACTGACCTTGAGCCATCGATAATAATCTTCTATAATAAACTGTGAATCATATTTTCCGGTTTCCCTTACAACGTCTGTTCTTAATAAGACGGTGAGCGCTGCAATTCTATTTCCTTTTAATAGTTCTTCTCTGAAAATATAAGGATCTATATTTCCCAATGCATCATAGTCAGCAATATCCTCAATAATCTGGCTGTCGTTATTTACAGCATGGGTATGAGAAAAAGACATTCCATATTCATTTCCCAGTTTTTCAAGGATATATACTGATTTTTCAAGGGATTCAGGGTGTAGGAAATCGTCTGCAGCAATGATTTTTATATATTTCCCTTTAGCCAAATCAAGGCACTCATTAAGCATTGTGGGTAAACCTGTATTTTTAGTATGGAAGTTTTTTGCTGCAGAATAATTATTTTCCTGTAGCCATTGTTCAAAAACTTCTACTGAATGATCCGGAGACGCATCATCACCTACAATTAACTGAATGTTTTTGTAAGTTTGATTTTTTATACTATCTAGATTTTCCTTTATAAACTGTGATTGATTATAAGAAACTACAACAACTGTTACTAAGGGTTGGTCCATTTAAAATTCGTTTACCGTTTTAATAATTGCCTGTACTTCCTCTTCTTCTAAAACAGATGAAATTGGCAGACTTAACACTTCTGTATGTATTTTTTCGCTTATAGGAAAAGAAAGATCTTTCCACTCTTTGTACGCTTCCTGATGATGAGGAGGGATAGGATAGTGGATAATGGTTTGTATTCCATGTTCTGTAAGATAAGCCTGAAGCTCATCTCTTCTTTGGGTCCTGATTACGAAAACATGCCATACATGCTCATTTTCATTTTCGGGATACTCAGGAAGGATGATCGCAGGATTGTTGATTTCTTCGATAAATCTTTTTGCGATAAATCTCCTTGCATTGTTTTCATCATCAATATATTTCAGCTTGATGTCTAACACTGCTGACTGAAGTTCATCGAGTCTGGAATTTAATCCCTGATAAATGTTTACATATTTTTGATTGGAACCATAATTAGCCAATGCTCTGATAGCTTTGGCTAGCTCATCATCATTAGTTGTTACAG is a genomic window of Chryseobacterium nakagawai containing:
- a CDS encoding ABC transporter permease, which codes for MNEPQQKWTETIEADHSLFNLKLKEVWHYKDLIYMFVKRDFISSFKQTILGPIWFFINPIFTTITYLIIFGRFAKLPTDGAPGIIFYLSGVTLWNYFSGALLGTTATFTGNANIFGKVYFPRLVTPISIVISNLMRLSVQFILFLMVWAYYLVNHEVSPNWWILATPFLLVLMALFALGVGMIFSALTTKYKDLSMLLAFGISLYMYATPVIYPVSMLPGYFKKLAKFNPLTGIFECFKYGWLGVGDFSPVMLVASTVIILLLLMVGVVTFNKVEKTFMDTV
- a CDS encoding glycosyltransferase family 2 protein, which encodes MDQPLVTVVVVSYNQSQFIKENLDSIKNQTYKNIQLIVGDDASPDHSVEVFEQWLQENNYSAAKNFHTKNTGLPTMLNECLDLAKGKYIKIIAADDFLHPESLEKSVYILEKLGNEYGMSFSHTHAVNNDSQIIEDIADYDALGNIDPYIFREELLKGNRIAALTVLLRTDVVRETGKYDSQFIIEDYYRWLKVSQKYLIAYIPEKLAYYRLHADNISKVKADRIEMEAATLQMMFDKKGVSRGSINHITQKLYQSGTQLPEEYINAYHAYPFRSKKLDFAIKKNLPVSLYKILKKVM
- a CDS encoding ABC transporter ATP-binding protein; translated protein: MLALKAENISKQYRLGEVGTGTLSHDLNRFWHKVRGKENPYLKIGEANDRTTKGESDYVWSLRDINFEINQGDAVGIIGRNGAGKSTLLKLLSKVTKPTTGKIYTNGRIASLLEVGTGFHPEMTGRENVFLNGAILGMTKKEIKRKFDEIVDFSGVERYIDTPVKRYSSGMYVRLAFAVAAHLESEILVVDEVLAVGDAEFQKKCLGKMGDVTKGEGRTILFVSHNMAAVKTLCNNGILLEKGMVKYSGNIDKCVSYYLGNSKENEYIKTFDIGSENVRIQRVTVKNAGSDDFKNLYENQAIELITDINVLSNNPGRYHLTYVLNNEQGEPLFSLSHFEQFGLKPGHNKIKCTFPAKYFQSGNYYLSLYIIEDALRADFIESDIFTFIVEDTPRELGDWMGREPGYIRPTFNWTLD